Within the Corynebacterium sp. sy039 genome, the region CCACGTTCATGCTCTATCCTCTGCTTACTTTTCGGCTGCTCGATATGGGCTTGAATCTCACAGAGGTTGGAGTGGTGTTGGGAGCTCTATCCGGGACGGGTAAGATCCTGGCGTATCTCATAGGAACCATAAACAGTAGGGTGGGCTCAAAATTAACTGCTTGTATAGGGTTGATTTTGCGGACCGTCGGCATTGCTGTGTTCTTTTTCCAGGTAAATACTTTTATTTATGTTGTATTTGCCGCGCTTGCATCACTAGGCTCAACCGCTACTGCATTGGGGATAAAGACAGAACTCATGCGGCTATCACATAGCCGTAAGTACATTACACTCCGATCAATGGCGATTAACTCCGGCGCTATTGTAGGACCAGCTCTCGGTGCGGCTTTTCATTATTTTTTCCATTTCAACACAATACTCATTGTTTCCATCCTGGCGTATGTATTCTTAGCCTTGCTGCTGGCTATTCTTCCGTTTTCTCAGCCTGAAGCGCAAGCAACCAGTATGGAGAATACTTCCGACGGTAAGGGTAAAGACTCTTTTCTGCTTATTGCTGCTATCGCGGGCATATATTGGATTATCTACTCACAATGGTCGATTATTGTTCCACTTATGTCAGAAAATGTATTTGGTGTGAAGGAAGCGTCGAATGGAATTTATATCGGCAATGCCGTTATTGTTTTGTGTTTGCAGTACCCATTACTGGTTCTTGCGTTGAAAAATGTCGAAGACACGTCGGTCATGCTCTTGGGCTTTAGCAGTTTCATTATTGCGTTTGGCGTTTTGCTGCCATTCTCAAGTATGGCGCAACCATTACTATTCTGTTTATTCTTCTCCATCGGAGAATTGCTGGTCAGTCCGACGATAGATTCATTAGCGGCAAAGTTGGCACCTTCACATATGGGTTTAACTAAAGTCTATGGAATGCTAGATTCTGCTGCTGGAATATGTGCGATTATTGGTTCTTCATTAGGTGGAGCGCTCATAGAACGGTGGCATAGTCTGCAAGGTTCAGTAATTGTATGCGTACCTGTTGCTGCCTTATCCCTTATCTTTATTTCGGTGATTAAGCGAAGAGTTAAAAGTATATGAAAAAGATCTATGTTATCAATCCCCGCCCTGTAGTTATTGATGCTGCCTGTGACAATGGGCTTATTGTAACTGTTCTTGTCGATAATGATACATCTGCTAATGAACTCGAAGAGAAAGCTCGAATATTGAAGGTAGCTAATTGTAGCGACCCTATCCTCATCATCGACACAATGCTGAAAGATGGGGTAAATTTTGGAGATCTTGAGACTATTTGCCTGGGGCTGGGGGATCTTTCGAGTGAAGTGGCGAGCATGGTAAATGCTTCACTTTGCTTATCGACAAGTAAGTTTGCCACGTTCCAATCATTAGAAATGATGCGTAACAAGCTCATGCTACGTGAAGCTATGGGAAAAACTTGTGCGCAATATTCTGGAGAGTTTTGTAAGGCTTACGACGCGTCGGATGTTCTCAATATGCTCTCTAGTTCTTCGAGTGGAATTATTATCAAGCCTATTGATAGCTCAGGATCAAAGAATGTTCATTCGGTAGTATCTATAGAACAGTGGGATGATATTTCTTCCTCAATTAAGTACCCAGTATTGGTAGAAGAAAGATTTATTGGTCGGGAGTATTCCGTCGAAAGTATTAGTATTGATGGAAAACATCAAAACCTTATGGTTACACAGAAAACTCTCGGCGGTGAGACAGGTCTGGTTGAGGTTGCCCAGCTCCAACCTGCATCCCTTTCTGAGAGTGAACGTCAGGGACTGTTCACGGCAGCTCAGGCTATCCTTGACCTGGTTGGATACCGTTTCGGATTATCGCATATAGAGTTCATTCTTCAACAGGGAAAGCCGAAGCTAGTTGAAGCACATGGTCGAGTTGGGGGTGACAGGATAGCTGATCTGCTGAAGTACAGTACTGGTGCTAGCGCTTTTGAGCGTTTAATGGTTGCGTTGAAAAAAGGTATCCATCTTCCTGTGAAGGAAACGAAAATTCGGGCTTGTATCGAATATATTGATCTAAGAAATTGCTTGCAAAGCGATGAACAATGGCATGAGCGTATGTGGGAATGCGAAGATGTAGTAGAAACTATGATCCTGAAGCCTCAGGAAGAACGCTTAAAAATAGAAAAATCTTCTGACAGACACGCATACGTTATAAAAGTCACTTCCGAAGAATAATCTTGGTGAAAGTACCTGAATTTCTAAAGTTCGATGTAGCACGATTAGATGAAGAATTGTCAGGAGTTGATGACGCATGGCTGAGCAAACTCCAGTACAGGCTCCTTGTAATGCTAGGTGTGAGGGGAAGTGGCGCTGAATTGTGACTTAGCGCAAGTGCTGAATATGCTGAATAATTAAAACAACTTCTATGTGCTATGGCGGTAGGGGGATTTTTCCCATGATGTTGTTGAAAAATAGAACCCCAGAGTTCTTAATAGGGGCAAATGTATTAGCAGATGCGTTTGCGACGGCATTTTTTAGCGCTGGTATTGGGTATGTGATTGTTGAAGTGGGAATCATTAATTTTTCCCAAGCAATGAACGCTATTGGATTAGGTCTACTAGCAGGGTCTTTTTCTTCTTTAATCCTTGGTCGGGTAGCAGACCAAGTAGGAACTAGAAAATTGTTATCCATTGTGCAAGTTCTTCAGATAAGTACCTATCTCATATTTGGGTATTCTACTTCTCAGAGCACCTTAATTATTTCGATAGTTACCATCTTTTTCCTGGGGCGATTAGTCTCGCCGTTGCGTGGTGCTCTCCCGCCGCGTTTTATGGATAGAGCTACCATCATTGTGTATAAAACGCGACTGAGAACTTTGACTTTGATAACAATCTTATGTGCAGGTGGGGCAGTATCTGCTGTGACTATTATGAATTGGCGGATAAAAGTCTTTGCGGTAGCTATCGGGGTGGGGTGCTATCTTTTGTGTCTTTTGAGTACGACGGCATTGTCTTGGTGTTCTGAACTGCCACGTCAGCGCACTCCTCAGTGGTTTGGTGTTAGAACCGATGCGGTTTTGGCTAGCTCGGAATGGGGAATGTGGGTCTATTTATTGTTCACCTTTAGTGTTGTTGCTATCGGTGTGGCTCTGATTCCTTTTGTGGTGGCGCACGCAGGTAAGCAGGTGTCTTGGTTGCTATTAGCGTCGTCAGTGATTGGTATAGTGATCAACTTTGCTGTGCATCGCGGGATTCTTAAGAATGGGCAATTAGATAGGGGGTTGGATCGACGATTAAGAAATTCTCTGATCCTTGTGGTGAGTATTCTTCTGGCTAGTGT harbors:
- a CDS encoding MFS transporter, producing the protein MSNQLPQSGHFAGVRNEQIPVFLLISILISGVSTFMLYPLLTFRLLDMGLNLTEVGVVLGALSGTGKILAYLIGTINSRVGSKLTACIGLILRTVGIAVFFFQVNTFIYVVFAALASLGSTATALGIKTELMRLSHSRKYITLRSMAINSGAIVGPALGAAFHYFFHFNTILIVSILAYVFLALLLAILPFSQPEAQATSMENTSDGKGKDSFLLIAAIAGIYWIIYSQWSIIVPLMSENVFGVKEASNGIYIGNAVIVLCLQYPLLVLALKNVEDTSVMLLGFSSFIIAFGVLLPFSSMAQPLLFCLFFSIGELLVSPTIDSLAAKLAPSHMGLTKVYGMLDSAAGICAIIGSSLGGALIERWHSLQGSVIVCVPVAALSLIFISVIKRRVKSI
- a CDS encoding acetyl-CoA carboxylase biotin carboxylase subunit family protein, with amino-acid sequence MKKIYVINPRPVVIDAACDNGLIVTVLVDNDTSANELEEKARILKVANCSDPILIIDTMLKDGVNFGDLETICLGLGDLSSEVASMVNASLCLSTSKFATFQSLEMMRNKLMLREAMGKTCAQYSGEFCKAYDASDVLNMLSSSSSGIIIKPIDSSGSKNVHSVVSIEQWDDISSSIKYPVLVEERFIGREYSVESISIDGKHQNLMVTQKTLGGETGLVEVAQLQPASLSESERQGLFTAAQAILDLVGYRFGLSHIEFILQQGKPKLVEAHGRVGGDRIADLLKYSTGASAFERLMVALKKGIHLPVKETKIRACIEYIDLRNCLQSDEQWHERMWECEDVVETMILKPQEERLKIEKSSDRHAYVIKVTSEE